The following proteins come from a genomic window of Musa acuminata AAA Group cultivar baxijiao chromosome BXJ1-7, Cavendish_Baxijiao_AAA, whole genome shotgun sequence:
- the LOC135678931 gene encoding protein CELLULOSE SYNTHASE INTERACTIVE 1-like isoform X1, whose amino-acid sequence MMRRQHLIYGIRQGRAATDRDRQGRATSDLQEKKLDSKIQESEPPTPYSVTKMGLRDRGNVGDPDGTISSVAQCIEHLRQVSSTDQEKENSLKELLDLVVTRDSAFGAVGSHTQAVPVLVALLRSGSLGVKMLSASVLGSLCKEEEVRVKVLLGGCIPPLLALLKSSSAEGQTAAAKSIYAVSQGGARDHVGSKIFSTEGVVPALWDQLKNSPRNGSMVDGLLISALKNLSKNAEGFWSATIEYGGVDILIKLIVSGQISTLANACCLLGCVMMEDASICSRVLAAEATKQLLKLLGPGNEASVRAEAAGTLKALSAQCKEARREIATLGGIPALINATIAPSKEFMQGESAQALQENAMCALANISGGLSFVISSLGESLESCSSPSQVADTLGALASALMIYDINADSIRPSDPLVIEKILVKQFKPKMAFLVQERTIEALASLYGNNILSRTLENPDAKRLLVCLITITMNEAQEELVKSLVILCNKECSLWHALQGRDGVQLLISLLGLSSEQQQEYAVALLCLLSNENDESKWAITAAGGIPPLVQILETGSSKAKEDSAMILGNLCNHSEDIRACVESADAVPALLWLLKNGSDNGKEIASRTINYLIQKSDTGTISQLSALLTSSEPESKVHILDALRSLLSVAPLNDILREGSAANDAIETMIKILSSAREETQAKSASALAALFHCRKDLRETHFALKTLVSIMNLLNVESEKFLTEASCCLAAIFLSIMQNKEVAAVARDALAPLVILASSPILEVAEQATHALANLLLDYEISTQTSPEEIILPITRVMQDGTMEGKTHAAAAISHFLQCHFVDQTLADIVNRAGTVLTLIDTLESVSIQDAATSEVLDALVMLSRSKNSIDLVNPPWSILAENPHKIAPLVSCIAEGTSLLQDKAIEVLSRLCYDQHSILGVLVSGASVCMPSIARRVVESNSFKIKVGGSALLICAAEAQSQKLVDALHETSLCMRLIHSLVKMLHPTGSSFDHRNDEWPTGIIINRHPKRHPITGEVELSTALISGNMIVLWLLSKLAIHDNHTKAIIMEAGAVEILADKISCHGLLSIQGDSREDNGMWVSALLVALLFQDRDIIRSNATMRSIPVLASLLRSEQSVNRYFAAQALASLVSGGSRGTLLSVANSGAANGLISLLGCADNNIADLLELAEEFSLVPNPQQVALERLFRVDEIRIGTTSRKAIPALVDLLKPIPDRPGAPFLALGLLAQLAVDCPSNKLVMVDSGALEALNKYLSLGPQDTTEEAATDLLGILFSTAEVRHHESAHSSVNQLIAVLRLGGRNSRYSAAKALESLFSSDHIRHGESARQAIQPLVEILSTGSAREQHAAIAALVRLLHDNPSRAFNIVDVELSAVDVLVRILSSNSSLELKGDAAELCAVLFGNTRIRSTAVAARCVDPMVSLLVGEFSSAQHSAVRTLDKLLDEDQLAEVIAAHGAVVPLVDLLSGKNYSLHEAVASAFIKLGKNRPDCKLELVKCGVIERILDILHKAPDFLCVAFAELLRILTNNASIVKGPSAAKVVDPLFLLLTRSEFGADGQHSTLKVLVNILEQSQCRANYNLTPQQAIEPVIALLDSPSQAVKQLAAELLSILLLEEHLQKDPVTQQAIIPLIELLGSGICILQQKAIKALVKIVMIWSNTIAKQGGVHEISKVILQSDTPLPHAIWESAAWILSIILQYSSEYFLEVPVAVLVQLLHSGTETTVIGALNALLVLESDDSTSAEAMAESGAVEALLELVRSHQCEEAAARLLESLLNNVKIRDSKAAKSAILPLSMYLLDPQTQSQQGKLLAALALGDLFQNEGLARTTDAVSACRALINLLEDQPTEEMKVVALCALQNLVTYSRSNKRAVAEAGGVQVVLELINSSNPDTSAQAAMFVKLLFSTQTIQEYASSETVTTITAAIEKDLLASGSVNEEYLKALNALLSNFPRLRATEPVTLSIPLLVKCLKTGSEVSQEAALDSLFLLRQAWSVCPAEVFKAQTVAASEAIPLLQYLIQCGPPRFQEKAELLLQSLPGTLTVIIKRGNNLRQSVGNPSVYCKLRLGSNPPIHTKIVSTGPTPEWDESFTWAFDSPPKGQKLHISCKNKSKFGKKSFGKVTIQVDQVVVLGSAAGEYILLPESKSGPPRHLEIEFQWSNK is encoded by the exons ATGATGAGGAGGCAACATCTCATCTATGGCATCCGGCAAGGGAGGGCAGCAACAGATCGGGATCGTCAAGGGAGAGCAACGTCGGATCTTCAG GAGAAAAAGTTGGATTCTAAGATTCAAGAATCGGAGCCACCAACTCCATATTCAGTCACAAAGATGGGCTTGAG AGATCGTGGCAATGTGGGAGATCCAGATGGAACAATTTCAAGTGTTGCCCAGTGCATTGAACATTTGCGTCAGGTTTCTTCAACAGATCAAGAAAAAGAGAACTCTTTGAAAGAGTTACTAGATCTTGTCGTAACTCGTGATAGTGCTTTTGGGGCTGTTGGCTCTCACACACAAGCAGTTCCAGTACTTGTTGCTCTTCTCAGATCAGGATCACTGGGAGTCAAAATGCTATCTGCCTCTGTATTAGGATCTCTTTGCAAGGAGGAAGAAGTAAGAGTAAAAGTACTTCTTGGTGGATGCATTCCTCCTTTGCTTGCTCTCCTTAAGTCTAGCTCAGCCGAGGGCCAAACTGCAGCTGCCAAATCTATTTATGCTGTTTCACAAGGTGGGGCAAGGGACCATGTTGGATCAAAGATTTTCTCAACTGAAGGAGTTGTTCCTGCCTTATGGGACCAACTGAAGAACAGTCCTAGAAATGGAAGCATGGTTGATGGGTTGCTTATTTCTGCATTAAAAAACTTATCCAAGAATGCAGAGGGATTTTGGTCGGCAACTATAGAATATGGTGGGGTAGATATACTCATAAAACTGATTGTTTCCGGGCAAATAAGTACCTTGGCAAATGCTTGCTGTCTTCTTGGATGTGTAATGATGGAAGATGCATCAATTTGTTCTCGAGTCTTAGCTGCAGAAGCCACCAAACAACTCCTCAAATTGCTTGGGCCTGGAAATGAAGCCTCTGTCAGAGCTGAGGCTGCAGGCACACTTAAAGCTCTTTCTGCACAGTGTAAGGAAGCCAGACGTGAGATTGCTACTTTAGGTGGGATCCCTGCTTTAATCAATGCAACTATAGCTCCATCAAAAGAATTTATGCAAGGGGAATCTGCTCAAGCATTGCAGGAAAATGCAATGTGTGCATTGGCAAATATATCTGGTGGGTTGTCGTTTGTCATTTCCAGCCTTGGTGAGAGCCTTGAATCATGTTCTTCACCTTCACAGGTTGCTGACACATTGGGTGCTTTAGCTTCAGCCTTAATGATATATGATATAAATGCTGACTCTATCAGGCCATCAGATCCTTTGGTTATTGAGAAGATACTAGTAAAGCAATTCAAACCAAAGATGGCGTTTCTTGTGCAGGAGCGTACTATTGAAGCCTTAGCCAGCTTGTATGGGAACAACATACTCTCAAGGACGCTTGAAAATCCTGATGCAAAGCGCTTGCTTGTTTGTTTAATAACTATAACAATGAACGAGGCGCAAGAGGAGCTTGTTAAATCTCTGGTTATACTGTGCAACAAAGAATGCAGTCTATGGCATGCATTGCAAGGTCGTGATGGTGTTCAGTTGTTGATATCTCTTCTTGGTCTCTCTTCAGAGCAACAGCAGGAATATGCAGTTGCTTTGCTTTGCCTTCTGTCCAATGAGAATGATGAAAGCAAATGGGCCATAACTGCTGCTGGAGGAATACCACCTCTTGTTCAAATCTTGGAAACAGGATCTTCCAAAGCAAAAGAAGATTCTGCAATGATCCTTGGCAACCTCTGTAACCACAGTGAAGATATAAGAGCATGTGTTGAAAGCGCCGATGCAGTACCTGCTTTACTGTGGCTGCTAAAGAATGGAAGTGATAATGGGAAGGAAATTGCATCAAGAACTATAAACTATTTAATCCAAAAGTCGGACACTGGAACTATCAGCCAGCTGTCAGCTCTGCTAACTAGCAGTGAGCCTGAGTCTAAAGTTCATATATTGGATGCACTAAGAAGTTTGCTCTCAGTGGCACCCCTGAATGACATCTTGCGTGAAGGAAGTGCTGCAAATGATGCCATTGAGACCATGATAAAAATCCTTAGCTCTGCAAGAGAAGAGACTCAAGCTAAATCAGCATCAGCTCTTGCAGCACTCTTTCACTGCCGCAAAGACTTAAGAGAAACTCATTTTGCTTTGAAGACTCTTGTGtctatcatgaatctacttaatgTTGAGTCTGAAAAATTTCTGACAGAGGCTTCGTGCTGCCTTGCTGCTATTTTTCTTTCCATTATGCAGAACAAGGAGGTTGCTGCAGTTGCTAGAGATGCTTTGGCTCCATTAGTTATTCTTGCCAGTTCCCCAATTCTTGAAGTGGCTGAGCAGGCAACGCATGCTTTAGCTAATCTTCTTCTGGATTATGAAATTTCCACACAAACATCTCCTGAGGAGATTATTCTCCCTATTACACGTGTTATGCAAGATGGCACTATGGAAGGGAAAACTCATGCTGCAGCAGCAATCTCTCATTTTCTTCAGTGTCACTTTGTTGATCAGACATTGGCTGATATTGTAAACCGTGCTGGGACAGTTCTCACACTCATTGACACTCTAGAATCTGTAAGTATTCAAGACGCAGCTACTTCAGAAGTTCTTGATGCACTTGTGATGTTATCGAGGTCCAAAAATTCAATAGACCTTGTAAATCCTCCATGGTCAATCCTTGCTGAAAATCCCCACAAGATAGCCCCTTTAGTTTCTTGTATAGCTGAAGGAACATCCTTGTTGCAAGATAAAGCTATAGAAGTACTGTCAAGACTCTGTTATGATCAACACTCTATACTCGGTGTTCTAGTATCTGGAGCCTCTGTGTGTATGCCATCCATTGCAAGACGAGTAGTTGAGTCCAACAGTTTCAAAATTAAAGTCGGAGGAAGTGCTCTCCTTATTTGTGCTGCAGAAGCCCAGAGCCAGAAGCTGGTAGATGCCTTGCATGAAACAAGCTTATGCATGCGACTTATTCATTCCCTTGTGAAGATGCTACACCCCACAGGTTCTTCATTTGACCACAGAAATGATGAATGGCCAACTGGTATTATAATCAACAGGCATCCCAAAAGGCATCCCATTACTGGTGAAGTGGAACTCAGCACAGCTTTGATCTCCGGTAACATGATTGTCCTATGGCTACTTTCTAAACTTGCTATTCATGATAATCATACCAAAGCAATTATAATGGAGGCTGGGGCAGTTGAGATCCTCGCTGACAAAATCTCTTGTCATGGACTCCTGTCTATACAG GGCGATTCTAGAGAAGATAACGGTATGTGGGTTTCTGCTTTACTCGTAGCATTGCTATTTCAAGATAGGGATATTATACGTTCAAATGCAACAATGCGCTCTATTCCAGTGCTTGCAAGTTTGTTGAGATCAGAGCAGTCTGTGAACAGATACTTTGCCGCACAGGCTTTGGCAAGTCTAGTTTCTGGTGGTAGCAGAGGAACTTTGCTTTCTGTTGCTAATTCTGGGGCAGCTAATGGGCTTATATCTTTGCTTGGTTGTGCTGACAATAATATAGCTGATCTTCTAGAATTGGCAGAGGAGTTCTCTTTGGTGCCAAATCCACAACAAGTTGCACTGGAGAGGTTGTTCAGAGTTGATGAAATTAGGATTGGCACAACTTCACGGAAAGCAATACCTGCACTTGTTGATCTACTCAAGCCAATTCCAGATCGACCAGGTGCACCTTTTCTTGCATTAGGCCTCTTAGCACAGCTAGCAGTAGATTGCCCATCAAACAAGCTGGTAATGGTTGATTCTGGGGCCCTGGAGGCACTTAATAAGTACCTGTCACTTGGCCCACAAGATACAACAGAAGAAGCCGCAACAGATCTACTGGGCATTCTGTTCAGCACCGCTGAAGTAAGGCATCATGAATCAGCACATAGTTCTGTTAATCAACTTATTGCAGTCTTACGTTTGGGAGGAAGAAATTCCAGGTATAGTGCAGCTAAAGCACTTGAGAGTTTGTTTTCATCAGATCATATCAGGCATGGAGAGTCAGCTCGGCAAGCTATTCAACCTCTTGTAGAGATTTTGAGTACTGGCTCTGCAAGGGAGCAACATGCTGCTATCGCTGCACTTGTTAGGCTGCTTCATGATAACCCATCAAGAGCCTTTAACATTGTGGATGTGGAACTGAGCGCTGTGGATGTTCTCGTCCGGATTCTTTCTTCAAATAGTTCACTAGAACTGAAGGGAGATGCTGCTGAGTTATGTGCTGTTCTTTTTGGAAATACAAGAATCCGATCTACTGCAGTTGCTGCACGTTGTGTGGATCCTATGGTGTCTCTACTAGTAGGTGAGTTTAGTTCTGCTCAACACTCAGCAGTTCGAACATTGGATAAGCTTTTAGATGAAGATCAGTTGGCGGAAGTAATTGCTGCACATGGAGCTGTTGTCCCACTGGTTGATCTGCTATCTGGTAAAAATTATAGCCTTCATGAGGCAGTTGCTAGTGCATTCATAAAATTAGGCAAAAACAGGCCAGATTGTAAGTTGGAATTGGTAAAGTGCGGAGTAATAGAAAGAATACTTGATATTCTTCACAAAGCTCCAGATTTTCTTTGTGTTGCATTTGCAGAACTTCTTCGAATATTGACTAACAATGCTAGCATAGTTAAGGGTCCATCAGCTGCCAAAGTTGTGGATCCACTTTTTCTTTTACTTACAAGATCTGAATTTGGTGCTGATGGACAGCATAGTACATTAAAGGTTCTTGTTAATATTTTGGAGCAATCCCAGTGTCGAGCTAATTATAACCTGACACCTCAACAGGCTATTGAACCAGTCATTGCACTACTGGATTCACCCAGTCAAGCGGTAAAACAGTTAGCTGCAGAACTTCTATCAATTCTTCTTTTGGAGGAACACCTGCAGAAGGATCCAGTCACACAGCAAGCAATTATTCCTCTCATTGAACTTCTTGGATCAGGTATATGCATCTTACAGCAGAAAGCAATAAAAGCTCTCGTTAAAATTGTCATGATCTGGTCAAACACAATTGCAAAACAAGGTGGTGTCCATGAAATATCTAAGGTCATACTGCAATCTGACACTCCCTTGCCTCATGCTATATGGGAATCTGCTGCTTGGATTCTGTCCATTATCTTGCAGTATAGCTCTGAATATTTTCTGGAGGTGCCTGTGGCTGTTCTAGTGCAACTGCTTCACTCTGGAACAGAAACTACAGTTATTGGTGCACTGAATGCCCTCCTTGTCTTGGAAAGTGATGATTCAACTAGCGCAGAAGCAATGGCTGAAAGTGGCGCAGTGGAGGCTCTGCTAGAACTTGTCAGGAGTCATCAGTGTGAGGAAGCTGCAGCCAGATTATTGGAATCATTATTGAACAATGTGAAGATTAGAGACTCAAAAGCTGCTAAATCTGCCATATTACCATTATCAATGTACCTTCTAGATCCTCAAACACAGTCTCAGCAGGGGAAGTTGCTTGCAGCTCTTGCGTTAGGTGATCTATTCCAGAATGAAGGTCTTGCTCGAACTACAGATGCTGTTTCAGCATGCCGGGCTCTGATAAATCTCCTTGAAGATCAACCAACTGAAGAAATGAAAGTTGTAGCCTTATGTGCCCTGCAAAACCTAGTAACTTACAGCCGGTCTAATAAGAGAGCTGTTGCAGAAGCTGGTGGTGTCCAAGTTGTGCTTGAGCTGATCAATTCCAGCAATCCAGATACTTCAGCCCAGGCAGCGATGTTTGTTAAACTTCTGTTTTCTACTCAAACTATCCAAGAATATGCTTCCAGTGAGACTGTAACAACAATTACTG CTGCAATCGAAAAGGATTTATTGGCCTCTGGAAGTGTGAATGAGGAGTATTTAAAAGCACTAAATGCACTGCTAAGTAACTTTCCTCGCTTGAGAGCCACTGAACCTGTTACACTGAGTATTCCTCTTCTGGTAAAGTGCCTCAAAACCGGATCAGAGGTGTCTCAGGAAGCAGCATTAGATTCACTGTTCCTTCTCAGGCAGGCATGGTCTGTGTGCCCGGCTGAAGTTTTCAAAGCTCAGACTGTTGCTGCTTCGGAGGCTATTCCTTTACTGCAATACTTGATCCAATGTGGCCCACCCCGATTTCAGGAGAAAGCTGAACTTCTGCTGCAGAGTTTACCGGGGACACTAACTGTTATAATAAAACGTGGAAACAATTTGAGACAATCGGTGGGAAACCCAAGTGTCTACTGCAAACTTAGGCTTGGCAGCAACCCACCTATACACACCAAG ATTGTGTCAACTGGTCCTACACCTGAATGGGATGAAAGTTTCACGTGGGCATTTGATAGTCCTCCTAAAGGCCAAAAGCTCCACATATCTTGCAAGAACAAGAGTAAATTCGGAAAG AAATCGTTTGGAAAGGTGACGATCCAAGTTGATCAGGTGGTTGTGCTAGGATCGGCTGCCGGAGAGTATATTCTACTTCCCGAAAGCAAAAGTGGCCCTCCTCGGCACTTGGAAATAGAATTCCAGTGGTCAAACAAATAA